From Campylobacter upsaliensis, the proteins below share one genomic window:
- a CDS encoding ribonuclease J — protein sequence MNENEKNEQNVENPNANSKNNKRYKYKNRRRKLADSLETEGVKNSENAEQAKPNEAKKKKRNRNLPSKLTGNEDWQIALAECIDANRVSHETRLNPLKYNNSSEHKIRITPLGGLGEIGGNISVFETNNDAIIIDLGMSFPDGTMHGVDIIIPDFDYVRKIKDKIRGIVITHAHEDHIGAVPYFFKEFQFPIYATPLALGMISNKFEEHGLKAERKWFRPVEKRRIYEIGEFEVEWIHITHSIIDASALAVKTRAGTIIHTGDFKIDQTPIDGYPTDLHRLAHYGEEGVMCLLSDSTNSYKEGYTKSESSVGPTFDQIFAKTKGRVIMSTFSSNIHRVYQAITYGLKYGRKVCVIGRSMERNLYTTMELGYIKLDRKIFIDADEVSKYKDNEILIVTTGSQGETMSALYRMATDEHKFIKIKPSDQVIISAKAIPGNEASVSAVLDYLLKAGAKVAYQEFSEIHVSGHASMEEQKLMLTLVKPKFFLPVHGEYNHITKHKETAMKCGIPERNIYLMSDGDQVEVCQKYIKRVKTVKTGKIFVDNQINKQIADDVVIDRQKLADSGIVVIIAQIDKATKTLINKPRVFSYGLVADKHDHAFSKEMADVLSVFFTNAKDEWFNDARFLENQIRTVLRKHIFRKIKKYPTIVPTLFVM from the coding sequence ATGAACGAAAATGAAAAAAACGAACAAAATGTGGAAAATCCTAATGCTAATTCCAAAAACAATAAGCGTTACAAATACAAAAATCGCCGCAGAAAACTTGCAGATTCTTTAGAAACAGAAGGCGTAAAAAATAGTGAAAATGCAGAACAAGCAAAGCCTAATGAAGCAAAAAAGAAAAAAAGGAATCGCAATCTCCCCTCCAAACTTACAGGCAATGAAGACTGGCAAATTGCTTTAGCAGAATGCATCGATGCAAATCGTGTTTCACATGAAACAAGACTTAATCCTCTCAAATATAACAATTCAAGTGAGCATAAAATTCGCATTACTCCTCTAGGTGGGCTTGGGGAAATCGGCGGAAATATCAGCGTTTTTGAGACAAATAATGACGCTATTATTATCGATCTTGGTATGAGTTTTCCAGATGGGACTATGCACGGGGTGGATATTATCATACCTGATTTTGATTATGTGCGTAAGATTAAAGATAAAATTCGAGGTATTGTTATCACCCACGCTCACGAGGATCATATTGGGGCTGTGCCGTATTTTTTCAAGGAATTTCAGTTTCCTATCTATGCTACGCCCCTAGCCTTAGGTATGATTTCTAATAAATTTGAAGAACACGGCTTAAAGGCGGAGCGTAAGTGGTTTCGCCCTGTGGAGAAACGCCGCATTTATGAAATCGGTGAATTTGAGGTTGAGTGGATACATATAACACACTCTATTATTGACGCTTCGGCTTTAGCGGTTAAAACAAGGGCTGGGACTATTATACATACGGGCGATTTTAAGATTGACCAAACGCCAATTGATGGCTATCCTACGGATTTACATCGCTTGGCACATTATGGAGAGGAGGGCGTAATGTGCCTTTTAAGCGATAGCACAAATTCCTACAAAGAGGGCTATACTAAGAGTGAAAGTTCTGTGGGACCGACTTTTGACCAAATTTTTGCTAAAACTAAGGGCAGGGTGATTATGAGCACCTTTAGTTCTAATATCCACCGCGTTTATCAAGCTATCACTTATGGCTTAAAATATGGTAGAAAAGTCTGTGTGATAGGGCGTAGTATGGAGCGTAATCTTTATACAACTATGGAGCTAGGCTATATTAAACTTGATAGAAAAATTTTCATTGATGCCGATGAGGTGAGTAAGTATAAAGATAATGAGATTCTAATCGTAACCACAGGTTCTCAAGGCGAAACGATGAGTGCGCTTTATAGAATGGCGACAGATGAGCATAAATTCATCAAAATCAAGCCAAGTGATCAAGTCATCATCTCGGCTAAGGCGATTCCTGGAAATGAGGCTAGCGTTTCGGCTGTGCTTGATTATCTTTTAAAAGCGGGAGCGAAAGTGGCTTACCAAGAATTTAGCGAAATTCATGTGAGTGGGCATGCGAGTATGGAAGAGCAAAAACTAATGCTAACTCTTGTAAAGCCTAAATTTTTCTTACCTGTGCATGGAGAGTATAATCACATCACTAAGCATAAAGAAACGGCTATGAAGTGTGGTATCCCTGAAAGAAATATTTATTTAATGAGTGATGGCGATCAAGTAGAAGTGTGTCAAAAATACATTAAAAGAGTCAAAACGGTCAAAACGGGCAAAATTTTTGTAGATAATCAAATCAACAAGCAAATCGCCGATGATGTCGTCATCGACCGCCAAAAATTAGCTGATAGCGGTATAGTCGTCATCATAGCTCAAATTGATAAGGCGACTAAGACTTTGATTAATAAGCCGCGTGTTTTTAGCTATGGACTTGTAGCAGATAAACACGACCACGCTTTTAGCAAGGAAATGGCTGATGTTTTGAGCGTGTTTTTTACTAATGCTAAAGATGAGTGGTTTAATGACGCAAGATTTTTAGAAAATCAAATTCGCACCGTTCTTAGAAAACATATTTTTAGAAAGATTAAAAAATATCCAACCATAGTTCCAACGCTTTTTGTGATGTAG
- the rsmA gene encoding 16S rRNA (adenine(1518)-N(6)/adenine(1519)-N(6))-dimethyltransferase RsmA encodes MIKAKKQYGQNFLHDKEILTKITQAIPKDVNKIVEIGPGLGDLTQELLKISPVKAYEIDADLIGFLRDKFQKELKEEKFILLHQDASELFCFDEDKYFLVANLPYYIASKLILQALEDENCKGLIVMVQREMALKFCAESGSSDFGALGVLSAMICEREILFDVSPLCFNPPPKVVSSVMRLIKQKELKQICELDSFKSFLRICFKSPRKQLLSNLKAEKCKLLELFEDLGLKENVRPHELCVNSYLKIYEKLKDQYERK; translated from the coding sequence ATGATTAAAGCAAAGAAACAATACGGACAGAATTTCTTGCACGATAAGGAAATTTTGACAAAAATCACTCAAGCCATACCCAAAGATGTGAATAAAATCGTTGAGATTGGGCCTGGCTTAGGTGATTTAACGCAAGAGCTTTTGAAAATTTCTCCTGTTAAAGCTTATGAGATAGATGCTGACCTTATAGGCTTTTTAAGAGATAAATTTCAAAAAGAATTAAAAGAGGAAAAATTTATTTTACTTCATCAAGATGCAAGTGAGCTTTTTTGTTTTGATGAGGATAAGTATTTTCTAGTCGCAAATTTGCCATATTATATTGCTAGTAAGCTGATTTTACAGGCTTTAGAAGATGAAAACTGTAAGGGCTTGATTGTAATGGTGCAAAGAGAAATGGCATTGAAATTTTGTGCCGAAAGTGGAAGTAGTGATTTTGGCGCACTTGGTGTTTTGAGTGCGATGATTTGCGAAAGGGAAATACTTTTTGATGTAAGTCCTTTGTGTTTTAATCCTCCTCCAAAGGTTGTTTCATCTGTGATGAGACTGATAAAACAAAAAGAATTGAAGCAAATATGTGAGCTTGATAGCTTTAAAAGCTTTCTTAGAATTTGTTTTAAGTCTCCAAGAAAACAACTTTTGAGTAATTTAAAAGCCGAAAAGTGTAAGCTTTTGGAGCTTTTTGAGGATTTGGGACTTAAAGAAAATGTGCGTCCTCACGAACTTTGCGTTAATTCATACCTTAAAATTTATGAAAAATTAAAGGATCAATATGAACGAAAATGA
- a CDS encoding phosphorylase family protein, with protein sequence MIICAGGNENFPFAKAIGIGLIESAINLTRICLEFQPKELIFIGTCGLYERGKILEIYESSHAFNIEFSKLSDFYSPAKTELCLEKSAYKINSSNYICADKNAALKLANLGLDIENMEAFSVLSVAKNFNISAKCFLCATNFCDENAHENFMKNHQKAKEKLEKFLKQKALI encoded by the coding sequence ATGATCATTTGTGCAGGTGGAAACGAAAATTTTCCTTTTGCCAAAGCCATAGGCATAGGATTAATAGAAAGTGCGATTAATTTAACGCGAATTTGTTTAGAATTTCAGCCAAAAGAGCTTATTTTTATAGGCACTTGCGGACTTTATGAAAGAGGGAAAATTTTAGAGATTTATGAAAGCTCTCACGCCTTTAACATCGAATTTTCAAAATTAAGCGATTTTTATAGCCCTGCAAAAACAGAACTTTGCCTTGAAAAAAGTGCTTATAAAATCAATTCTTCCAATTATATTTGTGCGGATAAAAATGCCGCTTTAAAATTAGCAAATTTAGGGCTTGATATAGAAAATATGGAAGCTTTTTCTGTCCTAAGCGTAGCGAAAAATTTTAACATAAGTGCCAAATGTTTTCTTTGTGCGACCAATTTTTGCGATGAAAACGCACACGAAAATTTTATGAAAAATCATCAAAAAGCTAAAGAAAAATTAGAAAAATTTTTAAAACAAAAAGCTTTAATTTAA
- the rlmN gene encoding 23S rRNA (adenine(2503)-C(2))-methyltransferase RlmN, with the protein MKELTNILDFLPEELTQKIQPMFRVKQICQWIYQKYADDFSQMLNLPKNLREELAKNYHFKPLKCVKEERSKDGSIKYLFELEDGLRIESVLLPMKEEKFDKEGKRLSHAKFTICVSSQVGCRSGCSFCLTAKGGLKRNLSAGEIVGQILWIKRQNHIPYERRVNIVYMGMGEPLDNLNNVAKAVRILSHNDTLAISVRRQTISTSGLAKQIKELGEMNLGVLLAISLHAVNDELRSKLMPINKAYNIASVMQSVREFPIDMRKKVMFEYLLIDGINDKIEHAKELVKLLNGIKAKVNLILFNPHQGSIYKRPSLENAVKFQDLLSQKGVTCTIRESKGLDISAACGQLKERSECL; encoded by the coding sequence TTGAAAGAATTAACGAATATTTTAGACTTTTTACCCGAAGAACTCACACAAAAAATTCAGCCAATGTTTCGCGTGAAACAAATTTGCCAATGGATTTATCAAAAATATGCCGATGACTTTTCTCAAATGTTGAATTTACCAAAAAATTTACGCGAGGAGTTGGCTAAGAATTATCATTTCAAGCCTCTTAAATGTGTCAAAGAGGAACGAAGCAAAGATGGGAGCATTAAATATCTTTTCGAGCTTGAAGACGGCTTGAGGATAGAATCTGTGCTTTTGCCGATGAAGGAAGAAAAATTTGACAAAGAAGGCAAAAGACTTTCTCACGCTAAATTTACCATTTGTGTTTCATCTCAAGTAGGATGTAGAAGTGGGTGTAGCTTTTGTCTTACGGCTAAGGGAGGGCTTAAGAGGAATTTGAGTGCTGGGGAGATTGTGGGGCAAATTTTGTGGATTAAAAGGCAAAATCATATCCCTTATGAACGCCGTGTAAATATCGTCTATATGGGTATGGGAGAGCCGCTTGATAATCTTAACAATGTCGCAAAAGCCGTGCGAATTCTAAGCCACAATGATACTCTAGCCATAAGTGTGCGTCGTCAAACCATTAGCACTAGTGGGCTTGCAAAGCAGATTAAAGAGCTTGGGGAGATGAATTTGGGCGTTTTACTTGCTATTTCTTTACACGCTGTTAATGATGAGCTTAGAAGCAAACTTATGCCTATTAATAAAGCCTACAACATAGCCTCCGTTATGCAATCCGTGCGTGAATTTCCCATAGATATGCGTAAAAAAGTGATGTTTGAATACCTCCTAATAGACGGCATTAATGATAAAATCGAACATGCAAAAGAGCTAGTCAAGCTTTTAAATGGTATAAAAGCTAAGGTCAATTTAATCCTTTTTAACCCTCATCAAGGTAGCATTTACAAACGCCCTAGCCTTGAAAATGCCGTGAAATTTCAAGATTTACTCAGTCAAAAAGGCGTTACTTGCACCATAAGGGAGAGCAAGGGACTTGACATCTCCGCCGCTTGTGGTCAGCTTAAAGAAAGAAGTGAGTGTTTATGA
- a CDS encoding HsdM family class I SAM-dependent methyltransferase — translation MKKESEFEVVRAFSHILGLPNKTDGSLFIYKGEKGKSKKPDGYYFYDGITFILDAKAPNEKFTGQLKDYMELESNENFIGFEYNKTEFRCYVNGKLIKDELTLKDKEYYKEKYFPKRINNEQIVNSGALKLANLFRNSKIDKQMNVPFIGAVMLCMKFLESDYIDLTSTATILKSIKQGINEILVDKDIPITKKEKKRFILRILDDSSLNRARSEDLFTIIQEISTIYNFIHISADDYKGHDIMNNFLKVFRRWNSVNANEKGEVFTPDHIANLMYSLAYCSKDSEILDPTCGSGTFLTNAMANMFNEIDPKLENLHETQKNIKQNRLIGIETNEFNATLAGINMMLHGDGASQIYNADCFERLPSLQNMYNRVLMNPPFAQSDIELKFVYETLYYMRDDGFLATIVPKSCVSGTIEANVRYLSKIFKIANLKAVISLPTNLFYPVGANTCIIVLHKTNIKDNKTILINCLNDGFEVVNKARICKNDEWDIIKNEILKAYLKNDFTKNRAIIKTDLQANDELLFEAYSSHRNAMIQEEVYTRYIREVVSAKVLCGFELHKNTLKKNAIWDTAFEDFSISDLIIKTGKGREKKSIDRKIENKYPQNGIPLIIAKKDNNGVGGAKLRDEIEQVYSDKICIISGGDGGGGKTYYCEFEFCATNFVMICDFANCIKDKMDKFAKYFLAITISETLFKTIGHGRTISEVPNINIKLPITAKKEIDFTYMSNYIQKIQYAEFL, via the coding sequence TTGAAAAAAGAAAGTGAATTTGAGGTTGTGAGAGCCTTTTCACACATATTAGGCTTACCAAATAAAACGGATGGCTCATTATTTATTTATAAAGGAGAAAAGGGCAAGTCAAAAAAACCTGATGGCTATTATTTTTATGATGGCATTACTTTTATACTAGATGCTAAAGCCCCGAACGAAAAATTTACAGGTCAATTAAAAGACTATATGGAGCTTGAAAGCAATGAAAATTTTATAGGTTTTGAATACAATAAAACTGAATTTCGCTGCTATGTCAATGGAAAACTTATAAAAGATGAACTGACTTTAAAAGATAAGGAATATTACAAAGAAAAATATTTCCCAAAAAGAATCAATAATGAGCAAATTGTAAATAGTGGTGCTTTAAAGTTAGCAAATCTATTTAGAAATTCTAAAATTGATAAACAAATGAATGTTCCATTTATTGGGGCTGTAATGCTATGTATGAAATTTTTAGAGAGCGATTATATTGATTTAACTTCTACTGCGACAATTTTAAAATCGATTAAACAGGGTATCAATGAAATTTTGGTTGATAAAGATATACCGATTACAAAAAAAGAAAAAAAGCGTTTTATTCTAAGAATTTTAGATGATAGCTCACTTAATAGAGCTAGAAGCGAAGATTTATTTACCATTATTCAAGAAATTTCAACAATTTATAACTTTATCCATATCTCTGCTGATGATTATAAGGGACACGATATAATGAATAATTTCTTAAAGGTTTTTCGCAGATGGAACTCAGTAAATGCCAATGAAAAAGGCGAAGTTTTTACGCCAGACCACATAGCAAATTTAATGTATAGCCTTGCTTATTGCTCTAAAGATAGTGAAATTTTAGACCCAACTTGTGGCAGTGGGACTTTTCTCACAAACGCAATGGCAAATATGTTTAATGAAATTGATCCAAAATTAGAGAATTTACACGAGACACAAAAAAATATCAAGCAAAATCGCTTAATCGGCATAGAAACAAACGAATTTAACGCAACTCTTGCAGGGATCAATATGATGCTTCACGGCGATGGTGCTTCGCAAATTTATAATGCGGATTGTTTTGAAAGATTACCAAGCCTACAAAATATGTATAATCGAGTCTTAATGAATCCGCCTTTTGCACAAAGTGATATTGAATTAAAATTCGTTTATGAAACGCTTTATTATATGCGTGATGATGGTTTTTTAGCAACAATAGTTCCAAAATCCTGTGTCAGTGGGACGATTGAAGCAAATGTTAGATATTTATCAAAGATTTTTAAGATAGCAAATTTAAAGGCGGTGATTTCTTTACCGACTAATTTGTTTTATCCTGTTGGAGCAAATACTTGCATTATTGTTTTACACAAAACAAATATAAAAGACAACAAAACAATTTTAATCAACTGCTTAAATGATGGCTTTGAAGTTGTCAATAAGGCTCGTATTTGTAAAAATGATGAGTGGGACATTATAAAAAATGAAATTTTAAAAGCATATTTAAAAAATGATTTTACAAAAAATAGGGCAATTATTAAGACCGATTTACAAGCTAATGATGAGCTTTTATTTGAGGCATATAGCTCTCATAGAAATGCAATGATACAAGAAGAGGTTTATACTAGGTATATCAGGGAGGTGGTGAGTGCTAAAGTCTTATGCGGATTTGAATTACATAAAAACACCTTAAAGAAAAATGCCATTTGGGATACTGCTTTTGAGGATTTTTCAATCAGTGATTTAATCATCAAAACAGGAAAGGGTAGAGAGAAAAAGTCCATTGATAGAAAAATAGAAAATAAATATCCACAAAATGGCATTCCACTTATTATTGCTAAAAAGGACAATAATGGCGTAGGTGGTGCAAAACTAAGAGATGAAATAGAGCAAGTTTATAGCGATAAAATTTGTATTATTAGTGGTGGAGATGGCGGAGGCGGTAAGACATATTATTGTGAGTTTGAATTTTGTGCTACAAATTTTGTAATGATTTGCGATTTTGCTAATTGTATCAAAGATAAAATGGACAAATTTGCAAAATACTTTTTAGCAATCACAATTTCTGAGACTCTCTTTAAAACAATAGGACACGGAAGGACAATTTCAGAGGTGCCAAATATCAATATAAAATTACCCATAACCGCAAAAAAAGAAATTGATTTCACATATATGTCAAACTACATACAAAAAATTCAATACGCTGAGTTTTTGTAA